AGGGGAAAAAGAAGTTAATTACCTCTGGTAATGGTGGGCTCGTAATTGGGTAAGGGAACTTGGCCAGATTCAATATTCTTGATATCCTCAACAAGGAGTTCATAGTGCCTTTTCACTTCTTCAGCAGTTTTGCCGCCAACTGCTCTGGCGATATTGGCCCAACGGTCAGGGGTGTCCTCCTCATACACAACCAAAGCGTTTTCAAAGGCTTTGTTCTGCTGTGCAGTCCAGGAACCAGACCCACCAGAGGACGTTGATTTTGATGccatttcttatatatataatatataaataataatggTGGAACACACAGATTCTTTAAAAGAAAAAAGGGAACTGCTATATGCCCTTTCAAGGTTCTGAAAAAGGCTTCAAGGGAATGGAAGGAGTAATGAGAAGGATTAAGAGAGTAAAAAGTGAAGGAGAAAAGAAGATTTGTGGAAAGAGGGTGCAATGGCTGCTCTTTATAAGCAGAAGTTCTTGGGCTTTTGTTGGGGGGGGTGGGGGCTGTCTGGTGGGGTTGAGCCAATTGTGAGAAAGAAATCTTGCAAAATAGAATTTCAATGATTTATCTCCCCAGGAACCAcaaaaacatgaaaataaaaataaaaaaatc
The Hevea brasiliensis isolate MT/VB/25A 57/8 chromosome 18, ASM3005281v1, whole genome shotgun sequence genome window above contains:
- the LOC110636885 gene encoding protein RADIALIS-like 1 codes for the protein MASKSTSSGGSGSWTAQQNKAFENALVVYEEDTPDRWANIARAVGGKTAEEVKRHYELLVEDIKNIESGQVPLPNYEPTITRGRAKM